In Synergistaceae bacterium, one genomic interval encodes:
- a CDS encoding protein-glutamate O-methyltransferase CheR, whose product MEEVSQYNSPGYTTFKMKLKKLIGIDLNSYKEQIHRRTHELMSRWGCKTYDEYYDMMSKDEKKLREFLDHLTINVSEFFRNDSQWWKLRDKIIPELIQKRKTKRLKLWSAGCATGEEPYSLAILSAVCGLDTMNPVLAADIDQGAISLAQKANYRKAQLLNVPKEYLAKYFTSRDAGATYDVSPEIKRRVTFKRMNMIEDAFGANFDIILCRNVVIYFTAETKDKLYHKFYDALAPGGYFLVGSTEQIFGYQKIGFVSAGPFLYTKN is encoded by the coding sequence ATGGAAGAAGTCAGCCAGTACAATTCACCCGGTTACACAACGTTCAAAATGAAGCTGAAGAAGCTAATCGGCATAGATCTCAACTCGTACAAAGAGCAGATTCACCGCAGGACTCACGAGCTTATGTCCCGCTGGGGCTGCAAGACGTATGATGAGTATTACGACATGATGAGCAAGGACGAGAAGAAGTTGCGCGAGTTCCTTGACCACCTCACAATCAACGTCTCAGAGTTTTTCCGCAACGACTCTCAGTGGTGGAAGCTCCGCGACAAAATCATTCCCGAACTCATACAGAAGCGCAAGACAAAACGCCTCAAGCTGTGGAGCGCGGGATGTGCCACAGGGGAAGAGCCGTACTCACTCGCGATTCTCTCGGCAGTCTGCGGACTCGACACAATGAATCCCGTTCTCGCCGCCGACATTGATCAGGGCGCAATCTCACTCGCTCAGAAGGCCAATTACCGCAAAGCGCAGCTTCTCAACGTCCCGAAAGAATATCTCGCAAAATATTTCACCAGCAGGGACGCGGGAGCAACATACGATGTAAGCCCCGAAATCAAACGCCGCGTAACCTTCAAGCGCATGAACATGATAGAGGACGCATTCGGCGCGAATTTCGACATAATACTTTGCCGGAATGTCGTAATATATTTCACGGCTGAGACAAAAGACAAGCTGTATCACAAATTCTATGACGCTCTCGCCCCCGGCGGTTATTTCCTTGTCGGCTCAACTGAGCAGATATTCGGCTATCAGAAAATCGGATTTGTTTCGGCAGGCCCGTTCCTTTACACGAAAAACTAG
- a CDS encoding hydrogenase maturation nickel metallochaperone HypA, protein MFEFTLTNSVNDAIQRLCRQTGWKKIRRVMVKVGGVRNVNPELMSFIFSAVSKDTPAEGALLSVMLLPVTVKCHSCGKISTREDSDFVCPLCGSGNVQILSGLELNIEALEVESNNFNDD, encoded by the coding sequence ATGTTTGAGTTCACCCTCACAAATTCCGTGAATGACGCTATTCAGAGGTTATGCCGGCAAACCGGGTGGAAGAAAATCCGCCGTGTCATGGTGAAAGTCGGCGGTGTCCGAAATGTCAACCCTGAATTAATGTCGTTCATATTCTCGGCTGTCTCGAAAGATACTCCCGCTGAAGGTGCTTTGCTGTCGGTGATGCTCCTTCCTGTTACGGTGAAGTGCCATTCATGCGGGAAAATTTCGACACGTGAGGACTCAGACTTTGTATGCCCACTTTGCGGAAGCGGAAATGTTCAGATATTGTCAGGGCTTGAACTCAACATTGAAGCCCTCGAAGTAGAAAGCAATAATTTCAACGATGACTGA